In a genomic window of Bordetella petrii:
- a CDS encoding septal ring lytic transglycosylase RlpA family protein — protein sequence MSRSRLILAPVLLGLAVLIAGCSSTGTRKAGGYYQDDGPGANPPANLDNIPDAVPRLEPLASGANRPYTVFGKRYVPIADNDHAYKERGIASWYGKKFHGQRTSIGEIYDMYAMTAAHPTMPLPSYARVTSSINGRTVIVRVNDRGPFHSNRIMDLSYAAARKLGIIGPGSGEVTVERILPEEIRLAQSQGRSLAGSPSPAAARPAALASADPAALPEAGQLTMTELAPASAATAPAAAPPPAGQGVYLQMGAFSQPANAQSLMHRVNSQLDADAGMPAAMVQQAGSLYRVRIGPYNDRAAALGAARQVADRTGILPSLAAP from the coding sequence ATGAGCCGCAGCCGCCTGATTCTCGCGCCGGTGCTGCTGGGCCTGGCCGTGCTGATCGCCGGCTGCTCGTCGACCGGCACGCGCAAGGCCGGCGGCTACTACCAAGACGACGGCCCGGGCGCCAACCCGCCCGCCAACCTGGACAATATCCCTGATGCAGTGCCGCGGCTCGAGCCGCTGGCCAGCGGCGCCAACCGCCCGTATACCGTATTCGGCAAACGCTACGTGCCCATAGCCGACAACGACCATGCCTACAAAGAGCGCGGCATCGCCTCCTGGTATGGCAAGAAATTCCATGGCCAGCGCACGTCTATCGGCGAAATCTACGACATGTACGCCATGACGGCGGCCCATCCCACCATGCCGCTGCCCAGTTATGCGCGGGTCACCAGCAGCATCAACGGGCGCACGGTCATCGTGCGCGTCAACGACCGCGGGCCCTTCCACAGCAACCGCATCATGGACCTGTCCTATGCCGCGGCGCGCAAGCTCGGCATCATCGGGCCGGGCAGCGGCGAAGTGACGGTGGAGCGCATCCTGCCTGAAGAAATCCGCTTGGCGCAGTCGCAAGGACGCAGCCTGGCCGGCTCGCCCAGCCCGGCAGCCGCCCGGCCCGCGGCCCTGGCCTCGGCAGACCCCGCCGCGCTGCCGGAGGCTGGCCAACTGACCATGACCGAACTCGCGCCGGCGTCTGCCGCCACGGCCCCCGCCGCCGCGCCACCCCCCGCGGGCCAAGGCGTCTACCTGCAAATGGGCGCGTTCAGCCAGCCCGCCAACGCCCAGAGCCTGATGCACCGCGTCAACAGCCAGCTGGATGCCGACGCGGGCATGCCCGCGGCCATGGTGCAGCAGGCCGGCAGCCTGTACCGGGTACGAATCGGCCCCTACAACGACCGGGCCGCCGCATTGGGCGCGGCCCGCCAGGTGGCCGACCGCACCGGCATCCTGCCCAGCCTGGCCGCGCCCTGA
- the rapZ gene encoding RNase adapter RapZ, with translation MLKVVLITGISGSGKSVALRMLEDAGYTCIDNLPVRFLSEFVAGARDDGLERVAIAIDVRSPGELAELPGVITAMRAMGTSLRVVFLDANTHTLAQRYSESRRRHPLTDRLSRGGQTPSLLDCIALERDLLAPLRDQEHVIDTSDLTPGQLRAWIRDLVQADRPPLVLTFESFAYKRGVPSDADLVFDVRCLPNPYYDRTLRPLTGRDEPVATWLAGFEIVGQMIDDIAGYLRRWLPQYTQDTRNYLTVAIGCTGGQHRSVYVVEQLALRFAEHDPLLVRHRTQLPDEST, from the coding sequence ATGCTAAAAGTTGTCCTCATTACCGGCATCTCCGGCTCAGGCAAGTCGGTGGCGCTGCGTATGCTCGAAGACGCCGGCTATACCTGTATCGACAACCTGCCGGTGCGGTTTCTCAGCGAGTTCGTCGCCGGCGCGCGCGACGACGGCCTGGAACGTGTCGCCATTGCCATCGACGTGCGCTCGCCCGGCGAACTGGCCGAGCTGCCAGGCGTCATTACCGCCATGCGCGCCATGGGCACCTCGCTGCGGGTGGTCTTCCTGGACGCCAATACGCACACCCTGGCCCAGCGGTATTCTGAATCGCGCCGCCGCCATCCGCTTACCGACCGCCTGTCGCGCGGCGGCCAGACGCCGTCGTTGCTGGACTGCATCGCGCTCGAACGCGACCTGCTCGCCCCGCTGCGCGACCAGGAACACGTCATCGACACGTCCGATCTTACCCCCGGCCAGTTGCGCGCCTGGATCCGCGATCTGGTGCAGGCCGACCGGCCCCCGCTGGTGCTGACTTTCGAATCGTTCGCCTACAAGCGCGGCGTGCCCAGCGATGCCGACCTGGTGTTCGACGTGCGCTGCCTGCCCAACCCCTATTACGACCGCACCCTGCGCCCGCTGACCGGCCGCGACGAGCCCGTGGCCACCTGGCTGGCCGGTTTCGAAATCGTGGGCCAGATGATCGACGACATTGCCGGCTACTTGCGGCGCTGGCTGCCGCAGTACACGCAAGATACGCGCAATTACCTGACGGTGGCCATCGGTTGCACCGGCGGCCAGCACCGGTCGGTGTACGTGGTCGAGCAACTTGCGCTGCGCTTTGCCGAACACGACCCGCTGCTGGTGCGGCATCGCACGCAACTGCCGGACGAATCCACATGA
- a CDS encoding c-type cytochrome, with protein MSAIPLFYYMSRTRRYLAALAAAGAALAWPAGPAAAQAATLQPDTMQARVAACTACHGEQGKAGPDGYYPRLAGKPADYLYHQLLNFRDGVRQYRPMAHLLVGLPDAYLREIAAYFADQHVPYPPPAAPAASAGMLEQGRVLATQGDPARGLPACVACHGAALSGLAPAIPGLLGLPRDYIGAQIGGWKNGLRRAAEPDCMGDIAAKLTPQDIGALSAWLSSRPVVEPYVPDPAGSTNLPAECGSQAQR; from the coding sequence ATGTCAGCAATTCCCCTTTTCTACTATATGTCGCGGACGCGGCGCTACCTTGCCGCGCTGGCCGCGGCGGGCGCGGCGCTGGCCTGGCCGGCCGGGCCAGCCGCGGCCCAGGCCGCCACCTTGCAGCCGGACACCATGCAGGCGCGCGTCGCGGCCTGTACAGCCTGTCATGGCGAGCAGGGCAAGGCGGGACCCGACGGCTACTATCCGCGCCTGGCCGGCAAGCCGGCCGACTATCTGTACCACCAACTGCTGAATTTCCGCGATGGCGTGCGTCAATACCGGCCCATGGCGCACCTGCTGGTCGGGCTGCCGGATGCCTATCTGCGTGAAATCGCCGCCTATTTCGCCGACCAGCACGTGCCGTATCCGCCGCCGGCGGCGCCGGCCGCGTCGGCCGGCATGCTGGAGCAGGGCCGCGTGCTGGCCACCCAGGGCGATCCGGCACGCGGGCTGCCAGCCTGCGTAGCCTGCCACGGCGCCGCGCTCAGCGGCCTGGCGCCGGCCATTCCAGGCCTGCTGGGCCTGCCGCGCGACTACATTGGCGCGCAGATCGGCGGCTGGAAAAACGGCCTGCGCCGCGCGGCCGAGCCCGATTGCATGGGCGACATCGCCGCCAAACTGACGCCGCAAGACATCGGCGCCCTGTCGGCGTGGCTGTCGTCGCGCCCCGTGGTCGAACCTTACGTGCCGGATCCGGCCGGTTCGACGAACTTGCCTGCCGAATGCGGCAGCCAGGCACAACGCTAA
- a CDS encoding c-type cytochrome, whose translation MKRIIAYSLLAVLLACAAALAALYWMGTRDDAVPAATTAPADAAGMVEQGRYLARLGNCMACHTAQGGKAYAGGTPIPTPFGTLYGPNITPDPQTGIGGWSADDFWQALHNGKSKDGSLLYPAFPYTEYTRISRADADALFAYLRTIEPVEQPSRSHELAFPYDQRGLLAFWRALYFRPGVHQPEAGESEPWNRGRYLVEGLGHCAACHAPRNRLGATRAADGLAGGLIAGLDWYAPPLGNDPATGLGRWSAQDIATLLQTGMARHSTASGPMAEVVLGSSQYLSDADALAMGTYLKSLPATPAAGSEQPPAQPSAALMDLGGKLYQQHCSQCHQEQGQGSGTAWPALAGNPTVTAPSAVNAIRMVLDGGYAPATAANPRPHGMPPFAPVLADNDVAALVSYIRSSWGNQAGRVTPFEVKRVRDASTLN comes from the coding sequence ATGAAACGCATCATCGCTTATAGCCTGCTGGCCGTGCTGCTGGCTTGCGCGGCGGCGCTTGCCGCCCTGTACTGGATGGGCACGCGCGACGACGCCGTGCCGGCCGCCACCACCGCGCCTGCCGATGCCGCGGGCATGGTCGAACAGGGGCGCTACCTGGCCCGCCTGGGCAATTGCATGGCCTGCCATACGGCGCAGGGCGGTAAAGCCTACGCCGGCGGCACGCCGATTCCCACGCCGTTCGGTACGTTGTACGGCCCGAACATCACGCCTGATCCGCAAACCGGCATCGGCGGCTGGAGTGCCGACGATTTCTGGCAGGCGCTGCACAATGGCAAGTCGAAAGACGGCAGCCTGCTGTATCCGGCCTTTCCGTACACCGAGTACACCCGCATTTCCCGGGCCGACGCCGATGCGCTGTTCGCCTACCTGCGCACCATCGAACCCGTGGAGCAGCCCAGCCGTTCGCACGAGCTGGCGTTCCCGTACGACCAGCGCGGCCTGCTGGCCTTCTGGCGCGCCCTGTATTTCCGGCCTGGCGTGCACCAGCCCGAAGCCGGTGAAAGCGAGCCCTGGAACCGCGGCCGCTACCTGGTGGAAGGCCTGGGGCACTGCGCGGCCTGCCATGCGCCCCGCAATCGCCTGGGCGCTACCCGCGCGGCAGATGGCCTGGCCGGCGGCCTGATCGCGGGGCTGGACTGGTACGCGCCGCCGCTGGGCAACGACCCGGCCACCGGACTGGGCCGCTGGAGCGCGCAAGACATCGCTACCCTGCTGCAAACCGGCATGGCGCGGCACTCTACCGCGAGCGGCCCGATGGCCGAAGTGGTGCTGGGCAGCTCGCAATACCTCAGCGACGCCGACGCGCTGGCCATGGGCACGTATTTGAAATCCCTGCCCGCCACGCCGGCGGCCGGGAGCGAACAGCCGCCGGCGCAGCCTTCGGCGGCGCTGATGGACCTGGGCGGCAAGCTGTACCAGCAGCACTGCTCACAGTGCCACCAGGAACAGGGGCAGGGCAGTGGCACGGCCTGGCCCGCGCTGGCGGGCAACCCCACGGTGACGGCGCCTTCGGCGGTCAATGCGATCCGCATGGTGCTCGACGGGGGCTACGCGCCGGCCACAGCCGCCAATCCGCGGCCGCATGGCATGCCGCCGTTCGCGCCGGTACTGGCCGACAATGACGTCGCCGCGCTGGTTTCTTATATTCGTTCCAGCTGGGGCAACCAGGCCGGTCGCGTCACGCCGTTCGAGGTCAAGCGCGTGCGCGATGCGTCTACGTTGAATTAG
- the hprK gene encoding HPr(Ser) kinase/phosphatase, with protein MLTVQELVDDNADNIPFNWIAGHGAAERNIRDDGMAAADLVGHLNLIHPSRIQVFGQEELAYYSRFDLRRRTHHMDELLIGGVPAILLADGLSPPQDLIDQCDQHQVPLLSTPVAAAQLIDLLRIYLGKKLAPTTTVHGVFMDVLGLGVLITGESGLGKSELALELISRGHGLVADDAVEFSRIAPGMIEGHCPPLLQNMLEVRGLGLLDIRTIFGETSVRRKMRLKLIVHLVRATAQDKFERLPLQDITQDMLGMPVRKVMLQVAAGRNLAVLVEAAVRNTILKLRGIDTLGEFMERQAMAILQSSK; from the coding sequence ATGCTTACCGTGCAGGAACTGGTCGACGACAACGCCGACAACATCCCCTTCAACTGGATCGCGGGCCATGGCGCCGCCGAGCGCAACATCCGCGACGACGGCATGGCCGCCGCCGACCTGGTCGGCCACCTGAACCTCATTCACCCGTCACGCATCCAGGTGTTCGGCCAGGAAGAGCTGGCTTACTACAGCCGTTTCGACCTGCGCCGCCGCACGCACCACATGGACGAGCTGCTCATCGGCGGGGTGCCGGCCATTCTGCTGGCCGATGGCCTGTCGCCGCCGCAAGACCTGATCGACCAGTGCGACCAGCACCAGGTGCCGCTGCTGTCCACCCCCGTGGCGGCCGCCCAGCTCATCGACCTGCTGCGCATCTACCTGGGCAAAAAACTCGCGCCCACCACCACCGTGCACGGCGTCTTCATGGACGTGCTGGGCCTGGGGGTGCTGATCACCGGCGAATCGGGGCTGGGCAAGAGCGAACTGGCGCTTGAACTGATTTCGCGCGGACACGGCCTGGTGGCCGACGATGCGGTGGAATTCTCGCGCATCGCGCCCGGCATGATCGAAGGCCACTGCCCGCCCCTGCTGCAGAACATGCTGGAAGTGCGAGGCCTGGGCCTGCTCGATATCCGCACCATCTTCGGCGAAACCTCGGTGCGCCGCAAAATGCGCCTGAAGCTCATCGTGCATCTGGTGCGCGCCACCGCACAAGACAAATTCGAACGCCTGCCGCTGCAAGACATCACCCAGGACATGCTGGGCATGCCGGTGCGCAAAGTCATGCTGCAAGTGGCGGCGGGCCGCAATCTGGCGGTGCTGGTCGAGGCTGCCGTGCGCAATACCATCCTGAAACTGCGCGGCATCGACACCCTGGGCGAATTCATGGAACGCCAGGCCATGGCGATCCTGCAAAGCAGCAAATAA
- a CDS encoding PTS sugar transporter subunit IIA, translating to MNHLSRILPAGNVVLDMHATSKKRAFEQAGLLFENHHGLARTIVFDSLFARERLGSTALGQGVAVPHGRVKGLAEPLAAFVRLAQPVPFDAPDGQPVAMLMCLLVPETATQQHLDILAELAQLMSNKALREALATETDPAEVHRMLTTGQR from the coding sequence ATGAATCATTTGTCGCGCATTCTCCCCGCCGGCAACGTCGTTCTCGACATGCACGCCACCAGCAAGAAACGGGCGTTCGAGCAGGCCGGACTGCTATTCGAAAACCACCACGGGCTGGCCAGAACCATTGTGTTCGACAGCCTGTTCGCCCGCGAGCGCCTGGGGTCCACCGCCCTGGGACAAGGCGTGGCCGTGCCGCATGGCCGCGTCAAGGGGTTGGCAGAGCCGTTGGCGGCGTTCGTGCGCCTGGCGCAGCCCGTGCCGTTCGACGCGCCCGACGGCCAGCCGGTGGCCATGCTGATGTGCCTGCTGGTGCCCGAAACCGCCACGCAGCAGCACCTGGATATCCTGGCCGAACTGGCGCAGCTCATGTCCAACAAAGCACTGCGCGAGGCCCTGGCCACTGAAACCGACCCGGCCGAAGTGCACCGGATGCTCACCACGGGCCAACGCTGA
- the hpf gene encoding ribosome hibernation-promoting factor, HPF/YfiA family — translation MNLSICGRHLDVTPAIREYVMNKLARVLRHFDHVIDTQVMLSVEPLRHKAEITMRLRGKDIHCEAVDENLYAAIDLLADKIDRQVLKHKDKVQSHTAESVKRQAAAAAQQTQ, via the coding sequence ATGAACCTGAGCATCTGCGGTCGTCATCTCGACGTCACCCCGGCCATCCGGGAATATGTCATGAATAAACTGGCGCGAGTGCTGCGGCATTTCGATCATGTGATCGATACCCAGGTCATGCTCTCGGTAGAGCCCCTGCGGCATAAAGCCGAAATCACCATGAGACTGCGTGGCAAAGACATCCATTGCGAAGCCGTGGATGAAAACCTTTACGCAGCCATCGATCTGCTGGCCGACAAAATCGACCGCCAGGTCCTCAAGCACAAAGACAAGGTGCAAAGCCATACGGCAGAGTCAGTGAAGCGGCAAGCCGCTGCCGCCGCGCAGCAAACCCAGTAG
- the lptB gene encoding LPS export ABC transporter ATP-binding protein, with the protein MTQNPTPSPAQSASGAKQGSLRATGLRKVYNGRTVVQDVSLSVVSGEVVGLLGPNGAGKTTSFYMIVGLVPADAGRIEIDDTPITSMPIHKRARMGLSYLPQDASVFRRLTVEQNIRAVLELQVDAQGKTLTEPQIKEQLEALLDELQIGHIRGNAAISLSGGERRRVEIARALATHPRFILLDEPFAGVDPIAVIEIQRIVRFLKGRGIGVLITDHNVRETLGICDRAYIISEGKVLTDGQPDEIVGDPAVRRVYLGEHFRM; encoded by the coding sequence ATGACTCAAAATCCCACGCCGTCTCCCGCGCAATCCGCCTCCGGCGCCAAGCAGGGCAGCCTGCGCGCCACGGGCCTGCGCAAGGTCTACAACGGCCGCACCGTGGTGCAAGACGTGTCGCTGTCGGTGGTCAGCGGCGAAGTGGTGGGCCTGCTGGGCCCCAACGGCGCCGGCAAGACCACCAGCTTCTACATGATCGTCGGACTGGTGCCGGCCGACGCCGGGCGCATCGAAATCGACGACACGCCGATCACCTCGATGCCCATCCACAAACGGGCCCGCATGGGCCTGTCGTACCTGCCGCAAGACGCATCGGTGTTCCGCCGCCTGACGGTCGAGCAGAACATCCGGGCCGTGCTCGAGCTGCAGGTCGATGCCCAGGGCAAAACCCTGACCGAGCCCCAGATCAAAGAACAGCTTGAGGCGCTGCTCGACGAACTGCAAATCGGCCACATCCGCGGCAATGCGGCCATCTCGCTGTCGGGCGGCGAGCGCCGCCGGGTCGAGATCGCGCGCGCGCTGGCCACGCATCCGCGTTTCATCCTGCTCGACGAGCCCTTCGCCGGCGTCGACCCGATCGCGGTGATCGAAATCCAGCGCATCGTGCGCTTCCTGAAAGGCCGCGGCATCGGCGTGCTGATCACCGACCACAACGTGCGCGAAACGCTCGGCATCTGCGACCGGGCCTACATCATCAGCGAAGGCAAGGTGCTGACCGACGGCCAGCCCGACGAAATTGTCGGCGACCCGGCCGTGCGGCGCGTCTACCTCGGCGAACACTTCCGCATGTAA
- the lptA gene encoding lipopolysaccharide transport periplasmic protein LptA produces the protein MTQSRTPLASTRRFAAGPWQAVIGALLLGTVACAHAQQQKPAEEPSTLILSDTLHYDDVKRQSIFTGNVVLTRGLMKLTADRLEANEDAAGNQFGTATANKGKLVTIRQERPETFEVIEGKGLRAEYNSTKGEFDLIGQALVTRYICGKPFDTIRGERVRYNEKTGVYQAQGGPNSSAPGGRVRSFAAPRAKADAAIAECRAAKGGASAKQGG, from the coding sequence ATGACCCAATCACGCACTCCTCTCGCTTCGACGCGGCGTTTCGCCGCAGGGCCGTGGCAGGCCGTCATCGGCGCGCTGCTGCTCGGCACGGTTGCCTGCGCGCACGCCCAGCAACAGAAGCCCGCCGAAGAGCCCAGCACGCTGATCCTGTCCGACACCCTGCATTACGACGACGTAAAGCGCCAGAGCATCTTCACCGGCAACGTCGTGCTGACGCGCGGCCTCATGAAACTCACGGCCGATCGCCTCGAAGCCAACGAAGACGCGGCCGGCAACCAGTTCGGCACGGCCACGGCCAACAAGGGCAAGCTGGTCACCATTCGCCAGGAACGCCCCGAAACCTTCGAGGTCATCGAAGGCAAGGGCCTGCGCGCCGAGTACAACAGCACCAAAGGCGAGTTCGACCTCATCGGCCAGGCCCTCGTCACGCGCTACATCTGCGGCAAGCCGTTCGACACCATCCGCGGCGAGCGGGTGCGCTACAACGAGAAAACCGGCGTCTACCAGGCCCAGGGCGGGCCAAATTCGTCGGCGCCCGGCGGGCGCGTGCGCTCGTTTGCCGCGCCACGCGCCAAGGCCGACGCGGCCATCGCCGAATGCCGTGCCGCCAAGGGCGGCGCGAGCGCCAAACAGGGCGGCTGA
- the lptC gene encoding LPS export ABC transporter periplasmic protein LptC, with translation MKERFPALIALTLLIALVAGTWWAADYAQRAIPIDPPRRLTHEMDSWSRDFVMLRTDPTGKPINRLEGKYAEHFPDDDSYHVTAPRAIGQQEANPITVGTSDTAIMEHGGKRIVMNGNAHVHRQQDAKNDALDVRSEQLIILPDDDVIYTDLPAVVLKGNSRMSGTGMRYNNSTRQLQVSASTDVEIASSETGKRPSGGETRNSP, from the coding sequence ATGAAAGAACGCTTTCCCGCCCTCATCGCCCTGACGCTGCTCATCGCCCTGGTGGCCGGCACGTGGTGGGCCGCCGACTACGCCCAGCGCGCCATTCCCATCGATCCGCCGCGGCGGCTGACCCACGAAATGGACTCCTGGTCGCGCGATTTCGTCATGCTGCGCACCGACCCCACCGGCAAGCCGATCAACCGCCTCGAGGGCAAGTACGCCGAGCACTTTCCCGACGACGACTCCTACCACGTCACCGCCCCGCGCGCGATCGGCCAGCAGGAAGCCAACCCCATCACGGTCGGCACGTCGGACACGGCCATCATGGAACACGGCGGCAAGCGCATCGTCATGAACGGCAACGCCCACGTGCACCGCCAGCAAGACGCCAAGAACGACGCGCTGGACGTGCGCAGCGAACAGCTCATCATCCTGCCTGACGACGACGTGATCTACACCGACCTGCCCGCGGTCGTCCTGAAGGGCAATTCGCGCATGAGCGGCACCGGCATGCGCTACAACAACTCGACCCGGCAACTGCAGGTGTCGGCTTCCACCGACGTCGAGATCGCCAGCTCCGAAACAGGCAAGCGCCCCTCCGGCGGCGAAACCCGGAACTCACCATGA
- a CDS encoding KdsC family phosphatase, which yields MTMTTSRSSTHPAEALVLARIAPAVRERAAAVRLMVFDVDGVLTDGSLYYSESGELFKRFHALDGHGLRLLLEGGLKVALVTGRSGPIVDRRAAELGIAEVMQGVRDKGAALAELAQRNGVELNQTGYMGDDIIDLPALQRAGFAASVANAPGYIAQAAHWVASQPGGSGAVRECCDLLLAAQGRLGAFMMAPGLLGPGAIQ from the coding sequence ATGACCATGACGACTTCCCGCTCTTCCACCCACCCCGCCGAAGCCCTGGTTCTGGCCCGCATCGCGCCGGCCGTGCGCGAGCGGGCCGCCGCCGTGCGCCTGATGGTGTTCGACGTCGATGGCGTGCTGACCGACGGCAGCCTGTACTACAGCGAAAGCGGCGAGCTCTTCAAGCGCTTCCATGCCCTGGATGGCCACGGCCTGCGGCTGCTGCTCGAAGGCGGCCTGAAAGTGGCGCTGGTCACCGGCCGATCGGGCCCCATCGTCGACCGCCGCGCCGCCGAGCTGGGCATCGCCGAAGTCATGCAGGGCGTGCGCGACAAAGGCGCGGCCCTGGCGGAACTCGCCCAGCGCAACGGCGTCGAACTGAACCAGACCGGCTACATGGGCGACGACATCATCGACCTGCCCGCGCTGCAGCGGGCCGGCTTCGCCGCCAGCGTCGCCAACGCGCCCGGCTACATCGCCCAGGCCGCCCACTGGGTGGCCTCGCAGCCCGGCGGCAGCGGCGCGGTGCGCGAATGCTGCGACCTGCTGCTGGCCGCGCAGGGCCGGCTGGGCGCCTTCATGATGGCGCCCGGGCTGCTCGGCCCGGGCGCCATCCAGTAA
- a CDS encoding KpsF/GutQ family sugar-phosphate isomerase — MTDHPPSPSGAALESARRTLHIEAQAIADLSARLDDSFARVVDMLLACRGRVVVSGIGKTGHIARKIAATLASTGTPAFFVHAAEAIHGDLGMITRDDVLIAISHSGSGQELLTILPAARRMGAGLVAITGNPASELARLADLHLDTSVAQEACPLNLAPTASTTAALALGDALAVACLEARGFGPEDFARSHPGGTLGRRLLTHVRDVMRQGAALPTVSEQSALFPALEEMSAKGMGMTIVLDAAGKPTGIFTDGDLRRLIERHGDIRNLTVAQGMTRMPRSIGPDALAVEAARQMDEQRLNQMLVLDSDGALLGALHMHDLMAAKVV; from the coding sequence ATGACTGACCATCCCCCTTCCCCGTCCGGCGCGGCCCTCGAATCGGCCCGCCGCACCCTGCACATCGAAGCCCAGGCCATCGCCGACCTCTCGGCGCGCCTGGACGACAGCTTCGCGCGCGTGGTCGACATGCTGCTGGCCTGTCGCGGTCGGGTCGTGGTGAGCGGCATCGGCAAGACCGGCCACATCGCCCGCAAAATCGCCGCCACGCTGGCCTCCACGGGCACGCCGGCCTTTTTCGTGCACGCCGCCGAGGCCATCCACGGCGACCTGGGCATGATCACCCGCGACGACGTCCTCATCGCCATATCGCATTCCGGCTCGGGCCAGGAACTGCTCACCATCCTGCCGGCGGCCCGCCGCATGGGCGCGGGCCTGGTGGCTATTACCGGCAACCCCGCCTCGGAACTGGCCCGCCTGGCCGACCTGCACCTGGACACCAGCGTGGCGCAAGAGGCCTGCCCGCTCAACCTGGCCCCCACCGCCAGCACCACCGCCGCGCTCGCGCTGGGCGACGCGCTGGCCGTCGCCTGCCTGGAAGCGCGCGGCTTCGGCCCCGAAGACTTCGCCCGCTCGCACCCGGGCGGCACGCTGGGCCGCCGCCTGCTCACCCATGTGCGCGACGTCATGCGCCAGGGCGCCGCGCTGCCCACCGTCAGCGAACAATCGGCGCTGTTCCCCGCACTGGAAGAAATGTCCGCCAAAGGCATGGGCATGACCATCGTGCTCGACGCGGCGGGCAAGCCCACCGGCATCTTCACTGACGGCGACCTACGCCGCCTGATCGAACGCCACGGCGACATCCGCAACCTGACCGTGGCGCAGGGCATGACCCGCATGCCCCGCAGCATCGGCCCCGACGCGCTGGCCGTCGAGGCGGCCCGCCAGATGGACGAGCAGCGCCTGAACCAGATGCTGGTTCTCGATTCCGACGGCGCCCTGCTGGGCGCCCTGCACATGCACGACCTGATGGCCGCCAAGGTGGTATGA
- the purT gene encoding formate-dependent phosphoribosylglycinamide formyltransferase, with product MSSVPAPVLGTPLSDSALRVMLLGAGELGKEVTIALQRLGVEVIAVDRYADAPGQQVAHRAHVIPMTDPAALRKVIEQERPAVVVPEIEAIATGALVEIEAAGIARVTPTARAAQLTMNREGIRRLAAETLGLPVSPYQFVDSEAGLRQAIDDGIGYPCVVKPVMSSSGKGQSVIHGPDDIAAAWQYSQEGGRVGAGRIIVEGFIRFDYEITLLTVRARGADGAIHTHFCEPIGHLQADGDYIESWQPHPMQPVALERARDIARAITDNLGGMGVFGVELFVAGDQVWFSEVSPRPHDTGMVTMISQVQSEFELHARALLGLPVDTSLRQPGASSVIYGGVDARGVSFHQVAQALAEPGTDIRLFGKPESYVKRRMGVALATAPDIEAAREKAKRVSKAVVVKA from the coding sequence ATGTCCTCAGTTCCCGCGCCCGTGCTGGGCACGCCCTTGTCCGACTCGGCCCTGCGCGTCATGTTGCTTGGCGCCGGCGAGCTGGGCAAGGAAGTCACCATCGCCCTGCAGCGCCTGGGCGTCGAGGTCATCGCGGTCGACCGCTACGCCGACGCGCCGGGCCAGCAGGTGGCGCACCGCGCCCACGTCATCCCCATGACCGATCCCGCCGCCCTGCGCAAGGTCATCGAACAAGAACGCCCCGCGGTGGTCGTGCCCGAAATCGAGGCTATTGCCACCGGCGCGCTGGTCGAGATCGAGGCCGCCGGCATCGCGCGCGTCACGCCCACGGCCCGCGCCGCGCAGCTCACCATGAACCGCGAGGGCATCCGCCGGCTGGCGGCCGAAACGCTGGGGCTGCCCGTGTCGCCCTACCAGTTCGTCGATTCCGAGGCCGGGCTGCGCCAGGCCATCGACGACGGCATCGGCTACCCCTGCGTGGTCAAGCCGGTGATGTCGTCGTCCGGCAAGGGCCAGTCGGTCATCCACGGTCCCGACGACATCGCCGCCGCCTGGCAGTATTCACAAGAAGGCGGCCGGGTCGGCGCCGGGCGCATCATTGTCGAAGGGTTCATTCGCTTCGACTACGAAATCACCCTGCTCACCGTGCGCGCGCGCGGCGCCGATGGCGCCATCCACACGCATTTCTGCGAACCCATCGGCCATCTGCAGGCCGACGGTGACTACATCGAAAGCTGGCAGCCCCATCCCATGCAGCCGGTGGCGCTCGAGCGCGCGCGCGACATTGCCCGCGCCATTACCGACAATCTGGGCGGCATGGGCGTGTTCGGCGTCGAGCTGTTCGTGGCGGGCGACCAGGTCTGGTTCTCGGAAGTCAGCCCGCGGCCGCACGACACCGGCATGGTCACCATGATCAGCCAGGTGCAAAGCGAATTCGAGCTGCATGCCCGCGCCCTGCTGGGCCTGCCCGTGGACACCAGCCTGCGCCAGCCGGGCGCCAGCAGCGTCATCTATGGCGGCGTGGATGCCCGCGGGGTGTCGTTCCACCAGGTGGCGCAGGCGCTGGCTGAACCGGGCACCGACATCCGCCTGTTCGGCAAGCCCGAGTCCTACGTCAAGCGCCGCATGGGCGTCGCGCTGGCCACCGCGCCAGATATCGAGGCAGCACGCGAGAAGGCCAAGCGGGTATCGAAGGCCGTGGTTGTCAAGGCTTGA